GTGAATTTGAATATACCGGTTCTGGGAGAGGAATCGTATCCTGCAGTATTTATTCGTGCACCTCATATTATCGAAGCGGGAGCCGGTGTTGATATTCTCTGTGAGTATGATGGCCGCATTGTTGCAGCAAAGCAAGGAAATTTACTAGGGGCTTCATTTCATCCAGAATTGACGGAAGATATCCGGTTGCATCATTATTTTATCGATATGGTCGCAAGACAAAAATCAGCGTCCTAATGGGCGCTATTTTTATATAGACATATGATTGTCCATACTGATTAAAAGAACATCAACAGCAAAAATGAGCGATTCTGTCAATATACATATGGGTGTTATTAAATCAGCAAAGGGAGTATGTTCGGATGTTAGACCCCAAAATCCTTCGGAATGATCCAGAACGTGTTCGTCAATCTCTGATTCGCAGAGGAGAACCAACAGAAACCGTCGACCAATTCCTCGAACTTGACAAGACAAGACGAGAACGATTGGTTGAAGTGGAATCATTAAAGAATACAAGAAATACTGTTTCTCAGGAGGTAGCTGTTTTAAAGAAAAACAAACAAGATGCGGAAGAGTTAATTTTAAAAATGCGGGACGTTTCTGCGAAAATTAAAGAACTGGACGATCAAGTTCGGACGGTTGAAGAGCAAATTCAACAAGTCATATTAAGCATCCCGAATATTCCGGATGAGTCTGTACCTTATGGCCAGTCGGAAGAGGACAATGTTGTCATCTATACTTGGGGTGATCAGCCTCAATTTACTTTTACTCCGAAGCCCCATTGGGATATCGCTCAAGAATTGGGCTTGATCGATTTTGAAACAGCAGGCAAGATTACTGGCGCCCGTTTTGCCGTTTATAAAGGGCTTGGTGCGCGTTTGGAGCGGGCCCTTATTAATTTCATGCTCGACATACATACGTTAGAACATGGATATACGGAAGTCTTGCCGCCGTTTATCGTGAATCGCGACAGTATGACAGCAACCGGTCAATTGCCGAAGTTTGAGGAAGATGCATTCAAACTTCAGGACACAGATTACTTTCTTGTACCAACGGCTGAAGTTCCTTTGACGAATATATATCGCGATGAAATTCTGGCAGCAAGTGATTTGCCACAGTATATTGTCGCATATACGCCGTGCTTTCGTTCTGAAGCTGGTTCAGCAGGTCGGGATACACGAGGATTGATTCGACAACATCAGTTTAATAAAGTGGAGCTAGTAAAAATCGTTCATCCGTCTGCATCCCAGGAAGAATTGCTTGCACTCCGCGGCAATGCAGAAACGATTCTGCAATTGTTGAAATTGCCGTATCAGGTTCTCGATATGTGTACGGCGGATCTTGGCTTTGCGGCTGCGAAAAAATATGATTTGGAAGTCTGGTTGCCTTCTCAAGATATGTATCGGGAAATTTCTTCATGCAGTAATTTTGGAGACTTTCAGGGAAGACGCGCGAATATCCGTTTTCGACCGGAGCCGCAAGCAAAACCCGAATTTGCCCACACGCTGAACGGTTCAGGTTTGGCAGTTGGCCGTACAGTAGCTGCCATACTTGAGAATTACCAGCAAGAAGATGGTACCGTGAAAGTTCCTGATGTGTTGGTTCCCTATATGGGGGGAATTACGACACTTGGTCGTACAGAGGAATAGGCAGGGGGATAGGTCATTCCGCTTGTT
Above is a window of Fodinisporobacter ferrooxydans DNA encoding:
- the serS gene encoding serine--tRNA ligase, with translation MLDPKILRNDPERVRQSLIRRGEPTETVDQFLELDKTRRERLVEVESLKNTRNTVSQEVAVLKKNKQDAEELILKMRDVSAKIKELDDQVRTVEEQIQQVILSIPNIPDESVPYGQSEEDNVVIYTWGDQPQFTFTPKPHWDIAQELGLIDFETAGKITGARFAVYKGLGARLERALINFMLDIHTLEHGYTEVLPPFIVNRDSMTATGQLPKFEEDAFKLQDTDYFLVPTAEVPLTNIYRDEILAASDLPQYIVAYTPCFRSEAGSAGRDTRGLIRQHQFNKVELVKIVHPSASQEELLALRGNAETILQLLKLPYQVLDMCTADLGFAAAKKYDLEVWLPSQDMYREISSCSNFGDFQGRRANIRFRPEPQAKPEFAHTLNGSGLAVGRTVAAILENYQQEDGTVKVPDVLVPYMGGITTLGRTEE